A single region of the Salvia miltiorrhiza cultivar Shanhuang (shh) chromosome 8, IMPLAD_Smil_shh, whole genome shotgun sequence genome encodes:
- the LOC131001201 gene encoding uncharacterized protein LOC131001201, whose translation MPPLRRLRLSSMADPPPLQLDLGEHRRLEAAGAAAASPGVELSPPGAAAARPESPLKVSRTPPPWVFTAIAWPWKSTAAAVRRRIRCEEPSTVSQRSETTAGSPPPLRRRRRATAAAASL comes from the exons atgccgccgctccgtcgcctccgcctctcctccatggcagatccgccgccgctgcaactggatctcggcgagcaccgtcgactggaagccgctggagctgctgctgcttcgccgggagtcgagctgtcgccgcctggagctgctgctgctcgcccggagtcgccgctgaAAGTCAGCCGCACGCCGCCGCCTTGGGTGTTCACGGCCATCGCCTGGCCGTGGAAgagcacggccgccgccgttcgtcgtcggattcgctgtgaggagccgagcaccgtctcacaaag atcggagacaacggcaggttcaccgccgccgctccgtcgccggcgacgagccaccgcggctgccgcctccctctga